A single region of the Bacteroidota bacterium genome encodes:
- a CDS encoding FAD-dependent oxidoreductase — MEANNKRGAKTKLLQSIQRAYQIALGSRQKGIPLQEYHQANLISRRKFLEQSGKGTLFTLAAGASFLAACSSQNKPVIAVVGAGIAGLHAAYTLKRAGIIAQIYEASDRTGGRIITATDLMGKGLTTEMGGEFIDSTHADMLQLIETFNLPLLDTFVESEQQLSHACYYINNKVITDKDILELFYPYTTQLSKDIDSISDTISYNQFTEADKRLDNLSIAQYLQQIGISGDLYKLLDVAYTTEYGCDLEQQSAINFLMLMDPNMHDNFNYSGYSDERYKVKGGNQRVTDALEKRLDTQINRGYKLEAIKRNHINAKTTLSFQTDGGKKEITADYVILAIPFTILREVKINCGFTTAKQKAIQEMGYGKNAKFFMGFLTHHWRDLGYTGFTFTDTYLQNGWDNSQLQEGEGAGYTIFTGGKTGDLLNQHSDAEIAAQLIPILENCYQGISGLQTGKMARFHWASSPLAKASYACFAPGQYTSIEGAQREPSGRIYFAGEHCSFEFQGFMNGAAQTGREAAEAILQTLD, encoded by the coding sequence ATGGAAGCTAATAATAAGCGTGGAGCTAAGACAAAGCTATTGCAATCAATTCAACGAGCTTATCAAATAGCGCTGGGGAGTCGACAAAAAGGAATACCATTACAGGAATATCATCAGGCAAATCTTATTTCACGAAGAAAATTTCTTGAGCAATCAGGAAAAGGTACTTTATTTACCCTTGCTGCAGGTGCATCTTTTTTAGCAGCATGTTCATCGCAAAATAAACCCGTAATTGCAGTTGTAGGAGCTGGTATTGCAGGATTACATGCTGCATATACATTAAAACGTGCAGGCATAATTGCTCAAATTTATGAAGCCTCCGATCGCACCGGTGGAAGAATAATTACGGCTACCGATTTAATGGGAAAAGGATTAACTACAGAAATGGGTGGAGAATTTATTGATTCAACACATGCTGATATGTTGCAGTTGATTGAAACATTTAATTTACCCTTATTAGATACTTTTGTTGAATCGGAACAACAACTGAGTCATGCTTGCTATTATATCAACAACAAAGTAATTACCGATAAAGATATTCTCGAATTATTTTATCCTTATACCACTCAATTATCAAAGGATATTGATTCAATAAGTGATACCATTTCTTATAATCAATTTACAGAAGCTGATAAGCGATTGGATAATTTATCGATAGCACAATACCTGCAACAAATTGGTATCAGCGGCGACTTATATAAATTATTGGATGTTGCCTACACAACTGAATATGGTTGCGATTTGGAGCAACAAAGTGCAATTAATTTTTTAATGTTGATGGATCCGAATATGCACGATAATTTTAATTATTCAGGATACAGCGATGAACGTTATAAAGTAAAAGGTGGTAATCAGCGCGTAACGGATGCTTTGGAAAAACGATTGGATACACAAATAAATCGTGGATATAAATTAGAAGCCATTAAAAGAAATCATATCAATGCAAAAACAACACTATCGTTCCAAACCGATGGTGGTAAAAAAGAAATTACTGCTGATTATGTGATTCTTGCCATTCCATTTACCATTTTGCGCGAAGTGAAAATAAATTGCGGATTTACAACGGCCAAGCAAAAAGCCATTCAGGAAATGGGTTACGGAAAAAATGCAAAATTTTTCATGGGTTTTTTAACCCACCATTGGCGTGACCTTGGATATACCGGATTTACATTTACCGATACTTATTTACAAAACGGATGGGATAACAGTCAGCTCCAGGAAGGTGAAGGTGCTGGTTACACCATTTTTACCGGCGGCAAAACCGGTGATTTGTTAAATCAACATTCCGACGCTGAAATTGCAGCACAATTAATTCCCATTTTAGAAAATTGTTATCAGGGCATATCCGGTTTACAAACCGGAAAAATGGCAAGGTTCCACTGGGCTTCCAGTCCGCTGGCCAAGGCAAGTTATGCCTGCTTTGCGCCCGGACAGTATACCTCTATTGAAGGTGCACAGCGCGAACCTTCGGGCAGAATATATTTCGCAGGTGAACATTGCAGCTTCGAATTCCAGGGCTTCATGAACGGGGCAGCACAAACCGGCCGAGAAGCCGCAGAAGCCATTTTACAAACCCTTGATTGA
- the tatC gene encoding twin-arginine translocase subunit TatC, whose amino-acid sequence MAAIKKNKDEMSFMDHLEDLRWHLVRIAVVILLFSIVFLVFPQFIFDKIILAPKSPDFITYKLFCDLGERFGISGLCYTTLDYKLVYLDLSSPFLLYIKIAFMAGVIFAFPYILWEIWRFVKPALHDNEKNNLGGVILIATLLFYVGAMFGYFLMAPFSINFLATFSLSSQIENQFTFDSYLGILTGMVLWTGVIFEIPMVAYFLAKLGLLGRDFLAKNRKYAFVVALVLAAIITPSGDAFSLFLVAMPLWLLYEVSIVVVKVVERRRLKSLE is encoded by the coding sequence ATGGCTGCTATAAAGAAGAATAAGGATGAGATGTCGTTTATGGACCATCTCGAGGATTTACGTTGGCATTTAGTAAGAATTGCTGTTGTTATACTATTATTCAGCATTGTGTTTTTAGTATTTCCGCAGTTTATTTTTGATAAGATTATTCTTGCGCCAAAAAGTCCCGATTTTATTACCTACAAATTGTTTTGCGATTTAGGTGAACGATTTGGGATTAGCGGTTTATGTTATACTACATTAGATTATAAACTGGTTTATCTCGATTTATCATCACCATTTTTGTTATACATTAAAATTGCCTTTATGGCAGGGGTGATATTCGCTTTTCCTTATATATTATGGGAAATATGGCGTTTTGTAAAACCTGCTTTGCACGATAATGAAAAAAATAATTTAGGTGGGGTGATTTTAATTGCAACATTATTATTTTATGTGGGTGCAATGTTTGGATACTTTTTGATGGCACCTTTTTCGATCAACTTTTTAGCAACTTTTAGTTTGAGTAGTCAGATTGAAAATCAATTTACCTTCGATTCTTATCTGGGTATTTTAACGGGAATGGTTTTGTGGACAGGAGTGATTTTCGAAATTCCGATGGTGGCTTACTTCCTTGCAAAACTCGGTTTGTTGGGAAGAGATTTTTTAGCTAAAAACAGGAAATATGCATTTGTTGTTGCGCTTGTGCTTGCAGCGATAATTACGCCTTCAGGGGATGCTTTTAGTCTGTTTTTGGTTGCGATGCCGCTGTGGTTGTTGTATGAAGTGAGTATTGTTGTTGTAAAAGTGGTTGAGCGTAGACGGTTAAAGAGTTTGGAATAA
- a CDS encoding OmpA family protein: protein MKQLKIAGFALTLLLAACVPQRQYQDAVNARDKCMQDTAVLNSQLRMKTAEVKDLNQQIEELQASMSLMRKDSVDVHSRYQQMVAANEQLRQIEDMLNNRINQLLALSSTENQQLREDLQRKSDELLLKEKDLNAKAQLLTDQQKSIETLTKDLEARAKRVQELEDILNKQEQTVIDLKNTIDKALSGFSSSDLTVERKNGKVYVSLSEKLLFASGSTVVDPKGKEALKKVADVLKANGDITVEIEGHTDNVPLKSANFPKDNWDLSVLRATSIVKILTVENGVDAKRVTAAGRGEYFPVADNTSTDGKAKNRRTEIILSPNLDALYDLLNK from the coding sequence ATGAAACAACTAAAAATTGCCGGATTTGCACTCACGTTATTACTGGCAGCATGCGTGCCTCAACGTCAATATCAGGATGCTGTTAACGCAAGAGATAAATGTATGCAGGACACGGCTGTGTTAAATAGTCAGCTCCGCATGAAAACGGCTGAAGTAAAAGATTTGAATCAGCAAATTGAAGAACTGCAGGCGAGTATGTCGCTGATGCGTAAAGATTCGGTTGATGTGCATAGCCGCTATCAGCAAATGGTTGCTGCAAATGAGCAGTTACGTCAAATTGAGGATATGCTGAATAACAGAATTAATCAGTTACTCGCTTTGTCATCTACCGAAAATCAACAATTGCGTGAAGACTTGCAACGTAAATCGGATGAATTGTTGTTAAAAGAAAAAGATTTAAATGCTAAAGCACAATTGCTTACCGATCAGCAAAAAAGTATTGAAACGTTAACTAAAGATTTGGAAGCTCGTGCTAAAAGAGTGCAGGAACTGGAAGACATTTTAAATAAACAGGAACAAACGGTAATCGATTTAAAAAATACTATCGACAAAGCATTATCCGGATTTAGTTCAAGCGACTTAACTGTTGAACGTAAAAACGGAAAAGTGTATGTTTCGCTGAGTGAAAAATTATTGTTTGCTTCAGGAAGTACAGTTGTTGACCCAAAAGGAAAAGAAGCGTTGAAAAAAGTTGCAGATGTATTAAAGGCGAATGGCGATATTACAGTTGAAATTGAAGGACATACAGATAATGTGCCTTTAAAAAGTGCAAACTTTCCAAAAGATAACTGGGATTTAAGTGTATTACGTGCTACCAGTATTGTAAAAATATTAACTGTTGAAAATGGTGTAGATGCAAAACGTGTAACTGCTGCCGGCCGCGGTGAATATTTTCCTGTTGCAGATAATACCAGCACTGATGGTAAAGCAAAAAACCGTCGCACTGAAATTATCCTGAGCCCGAATCTGGATGCATTGTATGACTTGCTGAATAAATAA
- a CDS encoding nitroreductase, whose protein sequence is MNAATSNLNQVIRHRRSIKPEQYNGIRVSDAIINQMLENARWAPTHALTEPWRFFIFSGEGLKKFAHFQAETYKMITPAEQFNESKYQKLGETPLKSSHIILIGMVRQETQKIPVVEEVAAVSCAVQNMLLTAAAFGIGCYWSTGGMTYKPEMKTFLGLGENDQCLGMLYVGNYDGEITDSKRKHIEEKSTWFTEL, encoded by the coding sequence ATGAATGCAGCTACAAGTAATTTAAATCAGGTAATTCGCCATAGAAGGTCAATAAAACCCGAGCAATACAATGGGATTCGGGTTAGTGATGCCATTATAAATCAAATGCTGGAAAATGCCCGCTGGGCCCCTACACATGCGCTCACCGAACCCTGGCGTTTTTTCATTTTTAGTGGAGAAGGACTGAAAAAATTTGCGCACTTTCAGGCAGAAACATATAAAATGATCACTCCGGCAGAACAGTTTAACGAAAGTAAATATCAAAAACTGGGAGAAACACCACTTAAGTCATCACATATTATTTTAATAGGGATGGTACGTCAGGAAACACAAAAAATTCCTGTGGTGGAAGAAGTTGCTGCAGTTTCATGTGCAGTACAGAATATGTTGCTCACAGCAGCTGCTTTTGGTATTGGTTGTTACTGGAGTACCGGTGGCATGACTTACAAACCAGAAATGAAAACATTTTTAGGGTTGGGAGAAAACGACCAGTGTTTGGGCATGTTGTATGTTGGCAATTACGATGGAGAAATTACCGATTCAAAACGTAAACATATTGAAGAAAAATCAACATGGTTTACTGAATTATAA
- the rpiB gene encoding ribose 5-phosphate isomerase B → MQNKTIAIGCDHAGFPYKEGIVNYLSSNGFEVKDFGTYSLDSVDYPDFVHPLAKSIESGESAMGVLICGSGNGVCITANKHQQIRAAMAWREDIAALARQHNNANVICIPSRFVSLEEAVSFVHIFLHTEFEGGRHETRVNKITEF, encoded by the coding sequence ATGCAAAATAAAACGATAGCTATCGGTTGCGACCATGCGGGGTTTCCTTATAAGGAGGGAATTGTTAATTACCTGAGTTCCAATGGATTTGAGGTGAAGGATTTTGGCACTTATTCGCTGGATTCGGTTGATTATCCGGATTTTGTGCATCCGCTTGCAAAAAGTATCGAATCAGGTGAATCGGCAATGGGTGTTTTGATTTGTGGAAGTGGTAATGGCGTTTGTATTACCGCAAATAAACATCAGCAAATTCGTGCAGCAATGGCCTGGCGTGAAGATATTGCTGCACTTGCCCGTCAGCATAATAATGCCAATGTAATTTGTATACCTTCCCGCTTTGTTTCTTTGGAAGAAGCTGTAAGTTTTGTCCATATATTTTTACATACCGAATTTGAAGGTGGCAGACATGAAACGCGTGTAAATAAAATCACTGAATTTTAA
- a CDS encoding TPM domain-containing protein, whose amino-acid sequence MKKAHVLLFFLAFTLISKAQTAYTVETIPDPKTTGGGYVSNPDGVIDASTVETINAVLARLEDSTTIQVAVAVVNSIGNEVPGDFRTKLFRYWGIGQKDNNNGLLILLVIDQRRMEFEVGYGLEGILTDIMCVRIQQTYMVPLAKEGKMSEAVLEGVLQVNKILTDPQYRDEVYADSLSSNSSNVWWKNAVSGTGLSIVAGIYALIAWGVFAGRKSSLKKAPGYVKNNYSEAYSKSKFSLLNIGLPAGYIAWQEIAGNLRIFEFALFGYGLLMLLLLEKRFRLNRFIFKDSAQKEPQETYNLLAKSHSNGWLAADIFFPLPFILYSLFNKGRMKTLRNTPPVSDKGVPMVKMDDKADDGFLNAFQIKEEELHSVDYDVWIDNPTHQVKIYRFENYNSKYKECPNCKTLAFLMTKNETLVSPTYDSSGKGQKTYTCKACSHVKKETYTIAKLTRSSSSGSGGSGGGGGGSSWGGGSSGGGGGGSSW is encoded by the coding sequence ATGAAAAAAGCGCATGTTTTACTTTTCTTTTTAGCATTCACTTTAATAAGTAAAGCACAAACAGCCTACACTGTTGAAACCATCCCTGATCCAAAAACTACAGGTGGCGGTTATGTCAGCAATCCTGATGGCGTTATTGATGCATCAACCGTTGAAACCATTAATGCAGTCTTAGCCAGATTAGAAGATTCTACTACTATTCAGGTAGCAGTTGCAGTGGTAAATTCGATCGGCAATGAAGTGCCCGGTGATTTCAGAACGAAATTATTTCGTTATTGGGGAATCGGACAAAAAGATAATAATAACGGGCTGCTCATTTTATTGGTAATCGATCAGCGGCGAATGGAATTTGAAGTGGGTTATGGTTTGGAAGGCATTTTAACTGATATTATGTGTGTGCGTATTCAGCAGACTTACATGGTGCCTTTGGCTAAAGAAGGTAAAATGAGTGAGGCTGTTTTAGAAGGTGTTTTGCAGGTAAATAAAATACTCACCGACCCTCAATATCGCGATGAAGTTTATGCTGATAGTTTAAGCAGTAACAGTTCAAATGTGTGGTGGAAAAATGCGGTTTCAGGAACCGGATTATCCATTGTTGCAGGTATTTATGCACTTATTGCATGGGGAGTGTTTGCAGGAAGAAAATCTTCATTAAAAAAAGCACCGGGCTATGTAAAAAATAATTATTCGGAAGCTTATTCAAAATCGAAATTCAGTTTATTGAATATCGGCTTACCTGCGGGATATATAGCCTGGCAGGAGATTGCAGGTAATTTGAGAATATTTGAATTTGCTTTGTTTGGATATGGTTTGCTGATGTTATTATTACTTGAAAAAAGATTCCGATTAAACCGTTTTATTTTTAAAGACAGCGCACAAAAAGAACCGCAGGAAACATATAATTTATTAGCAAAATCACATAGCAACGGTTGGCTGGCAGCGGATATATTTTTCCCATTACCTTTTATTTTATATTCTTTATTTAATAAAGGCAGAATGAAAACCTTGCGCAACACACCACCTGTTTCTGACAAAGGTGTGCCGATGGTGAAAATGGATGATAAAGCAGATGACGGATTTTTAAATGCATTTCAAATTAAGGAAGAGGAATTACATTCGGTAGATTATGATGTTTGGATCGACAATCCAACGCATCAGGTGAAAATTTATCGCTTCGAAAATTATAATAGTAAGTATAAAGAATGTCCGAATTGTAAAACTCTTGCTTTCTTGATGACAAAAAATGAAACGTTGGTTTCACCTACATATGATTCATCGGGAAAAGGACAAAAAACATATACCTGCAAAGCATGTAGCCATGTGAAAAAAGAAACCTATACTATTGCCAAACTCACGCGTTCCAGTTCATCGGGTTCAGGAGGCAGCGGTGGCGGCGGGGGTGGAAGTTCATGGGGAGGAGGCAGTTCAGGCGGCGGTGGCGGCGGAAGCTCCTGGTAA
- a CDS encoding DUF3179 domain-containing protein, translating to MRANVICLPALFIVLFFSACKEPAQSSKEEEKTAAEKKVYDRWLIDLESVESGCDRVDCIRSIDAPKFISVDAVDFISDEDLVIGIKMGDEVRCYPHNILNWHEIVNDAIDGKQFAINYCPLTGSGMAWNRNINGKISDFGVSGMLYNSNVIPYDRVTRSAWSQMKQQCVNGELISTYAESYQTIETTWATWKKLYPDSKVVSTETGMARDYMEYPYGDYRENKDITFEVAFENDTLHPKERLYGVINKGKAKCYRFNNFKGGVRIITDTVFEKNIIVVGSERDDFITAFENPSNTKFFPATNKLPGLFRDGDNNVYDAFGYCVDGGKKGERLTPMNGFMAFWFGWYAFYPDVTWE from the coding sequence ATGAGAGCAAATGTTATTTGTTTGCCTGCCTTGTTCATAGTGCTGTTTTTTTCTGCATGCAAAGAACCCGCACAATCGTCGAAAGAAGAGGAGAAAACTGCGGCTGAAAAAAAAGTGTACGACAGATGGTTAATCGATTTAGAATCGGTTGAGTCGGGTTGCGACAGGGTTGATTGCATTCGCTCTATTGATGCACCTAAGTTTATTAGTGTAGATGCCGTTGATTTTATTAGTGATGAAGATTTAGTGATTGGAATTAAAATGGGTGACGAAGTGCGCTGTTATCCGCATAATATTTTAAACTGGCATGAAATAGTAAATGATGCTATCGATGGAAAACAATTTGCAATAAATTATTGTCCACTCACCGGTTCAGGAATGGCATGGAACAGAAATATTAATGGCAAGATTAGTGATTTTGGTGTTTCGGGCATGTTGTATAACAGTAATGTAATTCCGTACGACAGGGTTACACGTTCGGCGTGGAGTCAGATGAAACAACAATGTGTGAATGGTGAATTAATCAGTACTTATGCCGAGTCATACCAAACGATAGAAACAACTTGGGCTACCTGGAAAAAATTATATCCAGACAGCAAAGTAGTAAGCACCGAAACCGGAATGGCAAGAGATTATATGGAATATCCTTATGGCGATTATCGCGAAAATAAAGATATTACGTTTGAAGTTGCGTTCGAAAACGACACGTTGCATCCGAAGGAAAGATTATACGGCGTAATTAATAAAGGAAAAGCAAAATGTTATCGTTTCAATAATTTTAAAGGTGGAGTGCGGATAATTACGGATACTGTTTTCGAAAAAAATATTATTGTTGTGGGGAGTGAAAGAGATGATTTTATTACTGCGTTTGAAAATCCATCGAATACTAAATTTTTTCCCGCAACAAATAAATTGCCGGGGTTATTTCGCGATGGGGATAATAATGTTTATGATGCTTTCGGGTATTGCGTAGATGGGGGTAAGAAAGGCGAACGTTTAACGCCGATGAATGGATTTATGGCGTTTTGGTTTGGGTGGTACGCGTTTTATCCGGACGTAACGTGGGAGTGA
- a CDS encoding M28 family peptidase — translation MKYVTSFLFALLICGTVLAQTEDLGEKYANTITAAELETHLTIFAGDYYEGRETGTRGLARAADYLATQYQLSGVKPYSGLGGYFQDYPLVEYQWGASTIATDKNLFTMMQDFYGYASANNSMELTTNDIVFLGYGIDDSTYSDYKNVDVKGRIVLIVSGEPMVKGKSVITGTDSLSAWSKDWRKKATAATQNGVTCLLTVDPKLKDVLKNPQWQNFLNGSLLKLQSEYKQSEYTNNLFVSQEMADKLFGKRKKFIQKTIDKINETGKPANFLAKNTILFNIVKSENVIYADNVLAFVEGSDLKDEVIVVSAHYDHLGKKDSIIYNGADDDGSGTVGLLELAEAMALAKANGDGPRRSVLFIAFSGEEKGLLGSKAYAAAPVIPFANTVADLNIDMIGRVDDEHLTNPNYIYIIGSNFLSSGLHSINEAAAKNYTNLELDYKYNSTTDPNRYYYRSDHYNFAKNNVPVIFYFNGTHADYHEPTDDVDKINFEVYEARCRLVFHTLWILANQDARIKVDVVQEN, via the coding sequence ATGAAATATGTTACCTCGTTTTTATTTGCATTACTGATATGCGGAACGGTTTTAGCACAAACGGAAGACCTCGGTGAAAAATATGCTAATACCATTACTGCAGCAGAATTAGAAACACATCTTACCATTTTTGCCGGCGATTATTATGAAGGTCGCGAAACGGGAACACGCGGATTGGCGAGGGCTGCAGATTATCTGGCAACGCAATATCAATTGTCAGGTGTAAAACCTTATTCCGGATTGGGCGGATATTTTCAGGATTATCCTTTGGTGGAATATCAATGGGGTGCTTCAACAATTGCAACCGATAAAAATTTATTTACCATGATGCAGGATTTTTATGGTTATGCATCTGCAAATAATTCAATGGAGCTCACCACGAATGATATTGTTTTTCTTGGTTATGGAATTGATGATTCTACTTATAGCGATTATAAAAATGTTGATGTAAAAGGTAGAATAGTATTAATTGTTTCCGGTGAACCAATGGTGAAAGGTAAATCTGTTATAACCGGAACCGATTCATTAAGCGCATGGTCGAAAGACTGGCGTAAAAAAGCTACAGCAGCTACACAAAATGGTGTAACCTGTTTGTTAACCGTTGACCCTAAGTTAAAAGATGTATTAAAAAATCCGCAATGGCAAAATTTTTTAAACGGAAGTTTACTCAAATTACAATCGGAATATAAACAATCGGAATACACCAACAATTTATTTGTTTCACAGGAGATGGCTGATAAATTATTTGGCAAAAGAAAAAAGTTTATTCAGAAAACAATAGATAAAATAAACGAAACGGGAAAACCTGCAAACTTTCTTGCAAAAAATACTATTCTGTTTAATATTGTAAAATCTGAAAATGTAATTTACGCCGATAACGTATTGGCATTTGTTGAAGGCAGTGATTTAAAAGATGAAGTTATTGTGGTGTCAGCACATTATGATCATCTCGGAAAAAAAGACAGTATTATTTATAATGGTGCAGATGATGATGGTTCCGGAACCGTCGGATTACTCGAACTTGCAGAAGCAATGGCCTTAGCTAAAGCCAATGGTGACGGGCCCCGCAGAAGTGTTTTATTTATTGCATTTTCAGGCGAAGAAAAAGGATTGCTGGGCAGTAAAGCATACGCAGCAGCTCCGGTAATTCCATTTGCAAACACTGTTGCCGATTTAAATATCGATATGATCGGCAGAGTAGATGATGAACATCTCACCAACCCAAATTATATTTATATTATTGGCTCAAATTTTTTAAGCAGCGGTTTACATAGTATCAACGAAGCTGCAGCAAAAAATTATACCAACCTGGAACTGGATTATAAATATAATTCAACAACCGACCCTAACAGATATTATTACCGCAGCGACCATTATAATTTTGCTAAAAATAATGTTCCGGTAATTTTTTATTTCAACGGAACACATGCCGATTATCACGAACCTACCGATGATGTTGATAAAATAAATTTTGAAGTATATGAGGCAAGGTGTCGTCTCGTATTTCACACCTTATGGATTTTAGCCAATCAGGATGCGCGCATTAAGGTTGATGTTGTTCAGGAAAATTGA
- a CDS encoding T9SS type A sorting domain-containing protein encodes MKTITRITLLNVCLTLNILFPGNIFCQQIPSADAYTAEDTVCIWDNTVSFTTTKKYTAYQTTDNTFNGPIDSNYCVSLRYEEAFSGLSFWPADFDLSRSIYIKAQINDNEQIPLEKDAVYMLEEDFLNSTDGLIFGNDCPELICSGLIIGITIPDSTLTSDTTRWHVISGDSYDYNTCFATEKFEDQKLNSLIYKFTINPDLVEVAKDYSPPYINQLGDVQLITDLTNVDGNYVGGEYNVYDYYFLSYPIGVLKYDNLTYPSTNYFDYIDVSPNPNTTEVQIINLTINEGYTLLTQPYVQLRGAQVEGDTLRHEVNLINNGGTFCVSVAEMIFDGNTHYIFKKGAMDLYSPMSCLMFRNGASIEVADDGHLAYGKNGTGVLGLGSGGTIKIGKNASLTINNRVSIIKNPNSVYSGDIYMNLNKGSKLTFGQGASITNDEKSLSGGHLCIYMNGGELDMSGLDDFSRHLIRLIYPEQEKTMSANMHVYPNPVQNSFTVEIVSVEATTGEINITGLNGAVIYTKKYELEAGINAIKIQIQDLKPGAYTIQCKTNAENGSTTFVKL; translated from the coding sequence ATGAAAACAATTACCCGAATAACACTGCTAAACGTATGTTTAACACTCAACATTTTATTTCCCGGCAATATATTTTGTCAGCAAATACCATCCGCCGATGCCTACACAGCGGAGGATACTGTTTGTATATGGGACAATACGGTATCATTTACTACCACTAAAAAGTATACTGCATACCAAACAACAGATAATACTTTTAATGGCCCTATTGATTCAAACTATTGTGTTTCATTAAGATATGAAGAAGCTTTTAGTGGTTTATCATTTTGGCCTGCCGATTTTGACCTCAGCAGAAGTATTTATATTAAAGCACAAATAAATGACAATGAACAAATTCCTTTAGAAAAAGATGCTGTTTACATGCTGGAAGAGGATTTTTTGAATAGCACCGATGGTTTAATTTTTGGCAACGATTGCCCGGAATTAATTTGTTCGGGTTTAATTATCGGCATTACAATTCCTGATTCTACATTAACAAGTGATACTACCCGATGGCATGTAATCAGCGGCGACAGTTATGATTATAATACCTGTTTTGCAACTGAAAAATTTGAAGACCAAAAATTAAATTCATTAATTTACAAATTCACAATTAATCCGGATTTAGTTGAAGTGGCAAAAGATTATAGTCCACCTTATATCAATCAATTAGGAGATGTTCAATTAATTACCGATTTAACCAATGTAGATGGCAATTATGTTGGAGGTGAGTACAATGTATATGATTATTATTTTTTAAGTTATCCAATCGGTGTTTTAAAATATGATAATTTAACTTATCCCTCAACGAATTATTTTGATTATATCGATGTATCACCAAACCCGAACACTACCGAAGTGCAAATAATTAATTTAACCATAAATGAAGGTTACACCTTATTAACGCAACCCTATGTTCAATTGCGTGGCGCTCAGGTTGAAGGTGATACATTGCGACATGAGGTTAATTTAATTAATAATGGCGGTACATTTTGTGTTTCTGTTGCAGAAATGATTTTTGATGGAAATACACATTATATTTTTAAGAAAGGTGCAATGGATTTATATTCACCTATGTCGTGTTTAATGTTTCGTAACGGTGCATCAATTGAAGTAGCTGATGATGGGCATTTGGCCTATGGCAAAAACGGTACAGGCGTATTAGGACTCGGAAGTGGCGGTACCATTAAAATTGGGAAAAATGCATCGTTAACGATTAATAATCGTGTTAGTATCATTAAAAATCCGAACTCTGTTTATTCGGGTGATATTTATATGAATTTAAATAAAGGGAGTAAATTAACATTCGGACAAGGCGCATCAATTACCAACGATGAAAAAAGTTTAAGTGGCGGTCATTTATGTATTTATATGAATGGTGGCGAATTGGATATGAGCGGATTAGATGACTTTAGCCGTCATTTAATTCGTTTAATTTATCCTGAACAGGAAAAAACGATGAGTGCTAATATGCATGTGTATCCAAATCCTGTTCAAAATTCATTTACGGTTGAAATTGTTTCTGTTGAAGCAACCACAGGTGAAATAAACATTACAGGATTAAACGGCGCAGTCATCTACACAAAAAAATATGAACTTGAAGCGGGCATTAATGCAATTAAAATACAAATCCAGGATTTAAAACCGGGTGCTTATACGATTCAGTGTAAAACAAATGCAGAAAATGGCAGCACCACATTTGTGAAATTATAA